The genomic DNA AGAGGGTTTCCAGCAGATAGCCACACTAGGTGGGTCAAGTGGATCTTATCTGCTGCAAACAGGACTGGATTCTTTGGGGCCCACATGGATGTTTTGATGGGATCCTTCTTGGCTTTCTGTATGAAGGGATTGACATTCCAGTTGGATGCAGCGCAGTAAGAGTGAGGGCCGCACAGTCCCTTCTAAAGTAAGGTCGCTGCTCAGTCTTGTGTTTGTCTTTGGCAGATGGCTTCTGGAAGTCACAGATTATTCGTCAACATCTCATAGATGTCATGGTGCCTTTCTTACCTCTGCGTCCGTGCCacgtgagtcagtgtgtgcgcagCGAGATGGAGCAGCAGGGTTCGGAGCCGCAGGAAGACGTCGTCCGTTCCGTCACCGAGAGCCTCGTTTACTTCCCTGAAGAGGAAAAGGTCTTCTCATCGACGGGCTGCAAGACGGTGGCGTCTCGGATCAACTACTTCTTGTGACCGATCTGGGAGGTTCACATAATAAAGTCATCTGGCAACGATACCTCAGGAAGGGGTCCAGTCCCTTATGTGAACTGGCTGTGTTTTGTTCCTTCCTTGGTCCAGCAATGAATAGGACAACTGTCCCCAGCAGCTTGTGGAGAACGCTAAGTTGCTGCCCAGCGGGTAATGACACAGAGCCGCAGATCCCTGCATTTGGTATGGGAATTATTGCTCTACTTTCCAAGAGAATTGAACTTTATCAAAAGTAACGAAAAGGAAAGGCAGGTGTGCCTGGACTGGTGCACAGAATCAGTATTGTGTGCTCAGTAATCGGTAGTGGGGGCTGCCATGCGGCGCGCTGCTAGTGACCCGTATCACACAGCGGTACATGGCGCGGAGCTGGGAATGGCGCAGGCGGGCGCCGCGTGGAAACACTTTCAGATGTCATTCAAAATACTGGAATTCTCTTGTTCCTGTATTTCTTTAACAGTTAATCTCAGGCATATTTTAATGAGTGACTTTTGTACTCAGAGCTGTGTTTCTCAGCACCCCAACTAGCCCAGATGTTATTCATAATCAATGAATTAGCAAGCAAACCTTTATTGCACTTatctacatgtctgtgtgtgatgAGCTAGTTATTCCTAACACATGGCCTGGCTTTGCCGCTGAGAGGACAGAGAGCGGGACCTCTCCTCTCTGAGTTTGGAGCAGTGGCTAGTGGTTTTATCAGCATAGTATTGGATTTCTCATGTCCCCACATCCCAGCCCAAGCGGATGTGTTCAGTGAGAAATACTGCTTTAATATTCTGTTCCATAAAGCTTGAATTGTCCATGTGACACTGTCGGTACTGACAAACGGACCTTAGAATAAACACTAGGGATTTAAACTTGATGCTCTCTGCTACTGGGTCCAGTATCATTAAACAGGTTCCTATCAGATAGGAAGGAAATGGTGTTACTGTGTTCTTATTCAGTCTTCACTGGAGCATTGTATACAAACCGCAGATAAGAATGACTCTGCTGACTGGTTCTGAAAACGCCAACACAATGAGATCTGTGTGATTATACTCACTGCAGATTTGGGTACAGACACAAAACCATTAAGAAAATTTGTATGTGCATGTTTGTAAATAAGATTTTAAGTACGGTTAAAGTTGCAGCTTGTAGGATTTGTAAAGTCTCCTTACACTGTAGGtgttgttttatgtctgaaaaaCAGACGGGCGCGCTCCCAAAAGATGCATTTTCAAAACATCACACTGCGTCAGGTTGGTACGTGCTCAGCCTGCATCAAACAGACCAAGTAACGCCGCGGAGCGTGTGCGGCTATAAGCGTGGTTATTCTGTTCTCTTGCTGGTGACAATTCCCTAATCCTCGGTTAAGGAGGAGCTGTATTACACTGACACAAGGAAAGAAAGACATGTCCACATTGGTGTGTTAACTTGATGCATTAAATGTGAAAATATTGTGGTAGGCTGCAACAAAATGATGATGACATATGATCCTGGGGGTGATGTAACACCTGCATTGCTGCCTCATTCTCCCCATTGGTAGAAAAGGCAAACGCAGAAACGCGTTCCAGGAATTTGTGCGCTTTGAATGAGGTCGCCCTAGTGTGCTGCATGAAACTTATTAACATTGTTAATATGTTTGACACAAGCAGAGAGTGTGGGTGTTAATACACTGCCCCCCAATCCCCAGAGccagacctcccccccccaaatcctCAGAGCcagacctccctcccccccaatcctCAGAGCcagacctccctcccccccaatcctcagaaccagacccccccccctaatTCTCAGAGCCAGACCTCCCGCCCCCCCTAATTCTCAGAGCCAGACCTCTGTCATTTCTATTTCATTAGCAACGCCCAAACATCATCAGGATGCACATCTAACATGAAGCTGGCAGCGTGTGGATCAGCAGAACAGAGTTCTTGGATCAGCACCTCTAACTCTGCTTCACTCCGCACGGGAAAATCCCCTTTTGGAGACTGAGAAATAATGGGTATAATTTCCCTAATATGTAATGAGGGAAGCGCTGTGGCTCATCGAGTGTACTCACCACAAGTTGAAAGGAGGTGTGAAAATACCATACAAAACTAGCAAGGGTTTGTTCTGTTACTGATCTGAATGAACACAATTTCACTATCCCTTGATTTATAAAACCCAGATGGAAATATGGACCAGTCTCCTAATACCAGTCATACATTTTctggagcacactgacacacacagccctgtTGCACTGAGGGAGAGAGATGCCCAGAACAATGAAATGCCTCTATTCTTCACCAGCTGCTCTCACAGTGATTGGCTCAGCCTGGCTCTGTCTGATTTTTACAGTATTAGTGTATAGCTTTTAAAAAACCGTTGTCGCTTATGGTGAGAAGAAGCAATGCAGTCATATATAGAAGCACATGGCACACCGCtaataggtgctggaggggggtacttatctgccggtgccctgtgtccagggaggtccagacgcCCCAAAGGAGATCAGCaaagaaaatggaagcaggcacacggtctttctgaaGATGCAATTTAATGTGCCGAACGGTTGGAtcctttggtggcacattaaattgcaTCTTCAGTGTGCCCGCTTCCATTTTCTTTGCTGAGAAGAAGCAATGCCCCATGATGCTTTGCTGTACTCATTTGGTTAGTGGTTATACAGTAACCAAAATACCACAAAACAGGATGTGTAAGGCTTCCCATACACCCTGTGACTATACTGACTGGGTCATAATCCCAAAGCAAGAATACAATCCCGCACGGTCCTCTCGCCAAGGTGTTATCTGTTATAAAACATCGCAGAATGACTTTCTTCCAAAGTGGCTCAGAGGTTTAAATGCTTTATCTGAAGTGACTGAATCAAGGGTTCAAATCTCCCAAGTGATCCTTTTATTTAAGGGTTGTGATGGAGGGATACAcacgacatacaatacaatataagaaTCTCAGGGAGGCTGTCACTGTGTTAGCTGCTGGTGGCTCTTTGGAGTGTGcagactctctctgtgtgtaaggTGCAGAGTTCGAGTCCTGGGGCAGGTAAGTATTCTGTATGGGCGCTAATTGTGATAGAACCTTGCAGCCCAGAGATTGATGGTGGTGCAGTGATAGGGGAGTCACTTTTTTCCTGCCTTAGGAAAGGCCATAAAGCAGAAGTATTTTGTGAAAGGAAAGTGGAGAGATCCGAGCCCTTTCGGGGAAGGTCTGTGCCAGTCCAACTCTAAGTGGGGCCCAAATGTCACACTACACAAGGTGTGTATGAGATTTAGGCCTCACCTAGAAGTTCGGCCTGCTCGTCCACCACTCGGTACCACACCATCTTCTTCAGCACCTCCACGGAGATCTCCGGTATCGCGCAGATCTCTCTCATTTATGGTAGCCTATCCGGCATACCCCTAACATCCACCTCCCCTCcggctgtgcggctggaccaaactccatgttAACAGCCGCAACCCCTAAACCTCAATGGATCCAGCAGGGCAGTTGGACCATACCCCCCCACCCTGAGGCATACTCCGTCCCCACAACGAGcggccactttaccttttgtttcaacattgcccctcattccctgtagattgtaagctctccggatcagGGCGCCCATTACCTCCTGtgtctgtccttatttgtatgtcattctgtttatgtaattgtgCCCCCATTGCACTGCTCTGCAGAATacgttggcgctttacaaataaacgctaATAATATTACTCCTCATTGCTGTAAGAGCAGTAATTAATGTTCGGACACTCACAAAtaccagaaatatatatatatatatacctccccCTGGTTCCCAAGATGCTTTCTGGGGAAGATGCCACCGGTAcagtcccctccaggggaaacataATGGTGTTTAAAACGCGCGCATTACGTCAGCCGTcgctgcttcctattgggccgGATTACATGGGCAAAAAGTGATCGCCGGCACCTTCTCCCGTAAACGTctcaggaggcagggggtccccggagctgaaatataTGCGGTTACgctccggagtccccctgc from Ascaphus truei isolate aAscTru1 chromosome 21, aAscTru1.hap1, whole genome shotgun sequence includes the following:
- the TOR2A gene encoding prosalusin isoform X2, whose product is MDKMHPGLIDVIVPFLGPSWVVFGSNYRKAIFLFISNAGGEDISQVALEFWRNRKDREEIQLCDVESAISKAVLNNPKHGFWKSQIIRQHLIDVMVPFLPLRPCHVSQCVRSEMEQQGSEPQEDVVRSVTESLVYFPEEEKVFSSTGCKTVASRINYFL